A window from Natranaerovirga hydrolytica encodes these proteins:
- the addB gene encoding helicase-exonuclease AddAB subunit AddB, translating into MGLKFVLGRSGSGKTHKCYEEMIKKSQESHQDNFILLVPEQFTLQTQKDIVSKHPNKGIMNIEVLSFQRLAFRVFEEIGGTTKKILEETGKSMVVRKVLEEKKNQLKIFNKNIDKMGVVNELKSAIAEFYQYNLEQTSIEEMIEKTNASPLLQSKLYDLNIVFKGFKNFLEENYITNEEILDILQQSISQSIFIKNSHIWIDGFSGFTPIQYKVLEELIQIGKETSVTVTIDPREDLKNLDKYQLFYESKKTYNTLNDIGKNLNIKPKIDLIEATTPIRFKNKPALAHLENNIFRFPYEKYEERPKGIHVYLADDLDKEVEYIARMITKLVRDKGYQYKEIALITGDIKRYELFIKKSFGNYKIPYFIDQKKSIQSNPLVELIRTTFEIIHSSWSYESVFSWLKTGLCNIEKDKLDLIENYVIAYGIRGRKKYEMQWEKNYPHRAVEEENLFVLEEINGMKNKVIQPLINFQDKIKGKNKTVKTITIALYELLVELNIQGQLEDYEETFKDQEELLLERQYRQIYPMIMDILDKMVEILGDEVVSKKEYIAILEAGLEQAQMGLVPPGLDQVVIGDIERTRLKDIKVLFLMGANEGVIPKVADKGNILTDRDREIIEEKGLSIAPTAKQKLYEEQFNLYSNLTKPQDYLWVSFSKLNGEYKAIRPSSLVNQIMKLYPKLEVLYEDKKDVQEYIGLPESTIKYLIETLRESKSKGLSEQWKSVYNWYFNSPQWHKKLEGLIEGLFYENKTFYLSRQTAEKLYGKVLINSVSRLEQFASCPFSHFIKYGLKAKDRLHYEISMPDIGLLFHESIDRISKKLEQQNIEWEQLKEATIDKIVEETVYEVAEEYGHGVFFSSAKNEYLIKKVIRITKRTIWALQKQITSGKFRPTDYEVAFNSDKEKFDSLNIQLSEENLLQLTGRIDRIDKYEEEDTVYLKVIDYKSGQSSFDIVALYYGLQLQLLVYLNAAVELEKKNQPKKEVIPAGIFYYHIDDPLLALEKNITNEEREEALLKKLKMNGLVLEDEQVIQMLDSTINKESNIIPVKYKSNGELAATSSVASKEKFDQLSQFITKKIKDIGEELVKGCVEIKPYHYKNKKPCEYCNYKAICQFDPSLPENEYNQLKELPKDKIWDLL; encoded by the coding sequence ATGGGACTTAAGTTTGTTTTAGGAAGATCTGGCTCTGGAAAAACCCATAAATGCTATGAAGAAATGATAAAAAAATCCCAAGAGTCTCATCAAGACAACTTCATATTATTGGTACCTGAACAATTTACTTTACAGACCCAAAAAGATATTGTAAGCAAGCACCCAAATAAAGGCATTATGAATATAGAAGTTCTAAGCTTTCAAAGACTTGCCTTTAGAGTATTTGAAGAAATTGGCGGTACCACTAAAAAAATACTTGAAGAAACAGGCAAAAGTATGGTGGTTCGAAAAGTATTAGAGGAGAAAAAAAACCAACTCAAAATTTTTAATAAGAATATAGACAAGATGGGTGTTGTTAATGAATTAAAATCAGCTATTGCTGAATTTTATCAATACAACTTAGAACAAACATCTATTGAGGAGATGATTGAAAAAACCAATGCATCTCCTTTGTTACAAAGCAAATTATATGACCTGAATATTGTTTTTAAAGGATTTAAAAACTTTTTAGAAGAAAACTACATTACCAATGAAGAAATACTAGACATCTTACAACAAAGTATTAGTCAGTCCATTTTTATAAAAAACAGCCATATTTGGATAGATGGGTTCTCAGGATTTACGCCTATCCAATATAAAGTCTTAGAAGAACTCATACAAATCGGTAAAGAAACCAGTGTTACAGTAACCATTGATCCGAGAGAAGACTTAAAGAATTTGGATAAATATCAGCTTTTCTATGAAAGTAAGAAAACCTATAACACATTAAATGATATTGGAAAAAATCTAAATATCAAACCGAAAATAGATTTAATTGAAGCAACAACGCCCATACGTTTTAAGAATAAGCCAGCTTTGGCACATTTAGAAAATAATATATTTCGATTCCCTTATGAAAAATATGAAGAACGTCCAAAGGGAATTCATGTTTATTTGGCAGATGATTTAGACAAAGAAGTTGAATATATAGCAAGAATGATAACCAAGCTGGTTAGGGATAAAGGTTATCAATATAAGGAAATAGCCCTTATAACAGGGGATATAAAACGATATGAACTGTTTATCAAAAAATCCTTTGGGAATTATAAGATTCCTTACTTTATCGATCAAAAGAAAAGCATACAATCGAACCCATTAGTGGAATTAATCAGAACCACATTTGAAATCATTCATTCGTCTTGGTCATATGAAAGTGTCTTTAGTTGGTTAAAAACAGGCTTATGTAATATAGAAAAAGATAAGTTGGATTTAATAGAGAATTATGTTATAGCTTATGGCATTCGAGGAAGAAAAAAATATGAGATGCAATGGGAAAAAAATTACCCTCATCGTGCAGTAGAAGAAGAAAATCTATTTGTGTTAGAAGAAATTAACGGGATGAAAAACAAAGTGATACAACCGTTGATAAATTTTCAAGACAAAATTAAAGGGAAAAATAAAACCGTCAAGACCATTACCATTGCATTATATGAATTGTTAGTTGAATTGAATATTCAAGGGCAATTAGAGGACTATGAAGAGACTTTCAAAGACCAAGAAGAGTTGCTTTTAGAAAGACAATATAGACAAATCTATCCGATGATAATGGATATACTAGATAAAATGGTGGAGATATTAGGCGATGAAGTGGTTAGTAAAAAAGAGTACATTGCCATATTAGAAGCGGGATTAGAACAAGCTCAAATGGGATTAGTACCCCCTGGGTTAGATCAGGTGGTTATTGGTGACATCGAAAGGACTAGGCTCAAAGATATTAAAGTGCTCTTTTTAATGGGTGCCAATGAAGGTGTGATTCCCAAGGTTGCTGATAAAGGCAATATACTAACAGATAGAGACCGAGAGATTATAGAAGAAAAAGGTTTATCCATAGCTCCAACAGCCAAACAAAAATTATATGAAGAACAATTTAATTTATACAGTAATCTTACAAAGCCACAAGATTATTTATGGGTTAGCTTTAGCAAACTAAATGGTGAATACAAAGCCATAAGACCGTCATCTCTAGTGAATCAAATTATGAAATTATATCCTAAATTAGAAGTGTTATATGAAGACAAAAAAGATGTGCAAGAATATATTGGCTTGCCAGAAAGCACCATAAAATACTTAATTGAAACATTAAGAGAATCAAAATCCAAAGGCTTATCAGAACAATGGAAAAGCGTATACAATTGGTATTTTAATAGTCCACAATGGCACAAAAAATTAGAGGGGTTAATTGAAGGATTGTTTTATGAAAATAAAACCTTTTATCTATCTAGACAAACGGCGGAAAAACTATATGGCAAAGTACTCATTAACTCTGTGTCTAGGTTAGAGCAATTTGCCAGTTGTCCTTTTTCTCATTTTATAAAATATGGTCTAAAAGCAAAAGACAGATTGCATTATGAAATATCTATGCCAGATATAGGCTTATTATTTCATGAATCCATAGACCGTATCTCAAAAAAATTAGAGCAACAAAATATAGAGTGGGAGCAATTAAAAGAAGCAACAATAGATAAAATAGTTGAAGAAACTGTATATGAAGTAGCAGAAGAATATGGTCATGGTGTATTCTTTAGTTCTGCCAAAAATGAGTACCTGATTAAAAAAGTAATAAGAATTACTAAAAGAACCATATGGGCGCTACAAAAACAAATCACTAGTGGGAAATTTAGACCCACAGATTATGAAGTGGCGTTTAACTCAGATAAAGAAAAATTTGATTCTTTGAACATACAATTGTCTGAAGAGAATTTGTTACAATTAACGGGAAGAATTGATAGAATCGATAAATATGAAGAAGAAGATACAGTTTATCTCAAAGTCATTGATTACAAATCAGGTCAATCATCATTTGATATTGTTGCCTTATATTATGGTCTTCAGCTACAACTTTTGGTTTATCTGAATGCGGCCGTTGAATTAGAGAAAAAAAATCAACCTAAAAAAGAGGTGATTCCAGCAGGGATTTTTTATTATCACATAGATGATCCTTTACTAGCCTTAGAAAAAAATATTACGAATGAAGAAAGAGAAGAAGCTTTGCTTAAAAAGTTAAAAATGAATGGTTTGGTTTTAGAAGATGAACAAGTTATACAGATGTTAGACTCTACAATTAATAAAGAATCCAATATTATACCTGTAAAATATAAATCCAATGGGGAATTAGCAGCAACTTCTTCTGTAGCATCAAAAGAAAAGTTTGATCAGTTGTCTCAATTCATTACAAAAAAAATAAAAGACATTGGAGAAGAATTGGTAAAAGGGTGTGTTGAAATCAAACCCTATCATTATAAAAATAAAAAGCCTTGTGAGTATTGTAATTATAAAGCCATATGCCAATTTGATCCTAGCTTACCAGAGAACGAATACAACCAATTAAAAGAACTGCCTAAGGATAAAATATGGGACTTGTTATAA
- a CDS encoding polysaccharide deacetylase family protein, giving the protein MKKIIILIMILTFVGCTDNVENQDNIPDDNRDDPITRDINEDEELQDLEDNGEEKETEDNEEKIVEIDYQEVRPNELGHIMVVMYHGIMDNPPYHRTVDDFMKDLQYMYDNGYRLITMSDYVDHRIDVEAGYTPIVLTFDDGLESTFSLVEENGEWVPAPNTAIALIEEFAEENPDFGKAATLYINSDLQTFPGEATVEESIKWLDENGYEVANHTSQHANLSQLGAEALEEHIGKTDVFIKDILGKDYRVDTLTYPFGVRPSSELMHLVEKGHYNGQDYVYTIGFREGPSGPFFPSNHIDFSPFNVPRVRGSEGDIQDLWWFFEHYENNPHQRYISDGNKERISILESQEHLLNEEAIGEKEVYTYTIEE; this is encoded by the coding sequence ATGAAAAAAATAATAATTTTAATAATGATTTTAACTTTTGTAGGCTGTACAGATAATGTAGAAAACCAAGATAATATACCAGACGATAATAGAGACGATCCTATTACAAGAGATATAAATGAAGATGAAGAGTTACAAGATCTTGAGGATAATGGTGAGGAGAAAGAAACTGAAGATAATGAAGAAAAAATAGTAGAGATTGACTATCAAGAAGTCAGACCCAATGAATTGGGACATATTATGGTGGTTATGTATCATGGCATAATGGATAATCCGCCATACCATAGAACAGTAGATGATTTTATGAAAGACTTACAATATATGTATGATAATGGCTATAGATTAATAACCATGAGTGATTATGTGGACCATCGTATTGATGTGGAAGCAGGTTATACACCTATTGTCTTAACATTTGATGATGGATTAGAGAGCACTTTTTCTTTAGTTGAAGAAAATGGTGAATGGGTGCCAGCGCCTAACACAGCAATTGCTTTGATAGAAGAGTTTGCAGAGGAGAATCCTGATTTTGGAAAAGCAGCTACTCTGTATATTAATAGTGATTTACAAACTTTTCCAGGCGAAGCCACAGTAGAAGAGAGCATAAAATGGCTAGATGAAAATGGATATGAAGTAGCAAACCATACAAGCCAACATGCCAATTTGTCACAATTAGGAGCGGAAGCATTAGAAGAACATATCGGGAAAACCGATGTATTTATAAAAGATATATTAGGAAAGGACTATAGAGTAGATACCCTTACATATCCTTTTGGTGTAAGACCTTCTTCAGAACTTATGCATTTAGTGGAAAAGGGACATTATAACGGACAAGACTATGTTTATACAATAGGTTTTAGAGAAGGACCAAGTGGGCCGTTTTTCCCATCTAATCACATTGACTTTTCACCGTTTAATGTACCAAGGGTACGTGGTTCAGAAGGCGATATACAAGATTTGTGGTGGTTTTTTGAACACTATGAAAATAACCCACATCAAAGGTATATATCCGATGGGAATAAAGAGCGAATTAGTATATTAGAATCCCAAGAACATTTATTAAATGAAGAAGCAATAGGAGAGAAAGAAGTGTATACGTATACCATTGAAGAATAA
- a CDS encoding HDIG domain-containing metalloprotein: MDKHRYFIEFDKHLLNDEKPSHYFNELVKTNAYPIEEPLIQVLKLKQIEQNTIHHPEGNVWNHTMLVIDNAAILKPYSQDKRVMMWGALLHDIGKLTTTKVRKGKITAYNHDKEGEEQAEAFLSQLTEDTYFINKVKKLVRWHMQPLFVAKNLPFAQIKAMLQEVEASEIGLFSLCDRLGRGDTPTSKQEEQKKAVIKFLETSKQYAPSYEVEKINQVIDVIKTFKQM, translated from the coding sequence ATGGATAAACACAGATATTTTATAGAATTTGACAAGCATTTATTAAATGATGAGAAACCCTCTCATTACTTTAACGAATTAGTAAAAACCAATGCATATCCAATAGAAGAACCTTTAATACAGGTTTTAAAATTAAAGCAAATTGAACAAAATACAATTCATCATCCAGAAGGCAACGTATGGAACCATACCATGTTGGTCATTGATAATGCAGCAATATTAAAACCATACAGTCAGGATAAAAGGGTTATGATGTGGGGCGCTTTATTACACGATATCGGTAAGTTAACAACAACTAAAGTAAGAAAAGGTAAGATTACGGCATACAACCATGATAAAGAAGGTGAAGAACAAGCAGAAGCATTTTTAAGTCAATTAACAGAGGATACCTATTTTATCAATAAAGTCAAAAAACTGGTAAGGTGGCATATGCAACCTCTTTTCGTAGCTAAAAACTTGCCTTTTGCCCAAATCAAAGCAATGCTACAAGAAGTTGAGGCCAGTGAAATTGGACTGTTTTCTCTATGTGATCGTTTAGGAAGAGGAGACACGCCTACATCAAAACAAGAAGAACAGAAAAAGGCGGTAATAAAATTTCTAGAAACATCTAAACAATATGCGCCTTCTTATGAGGTAGAAAAGATTAACCAAGTCATTGATGTTATAAAAACTTTTAAACAAATGTAA
- a CDS encoding MFS transporter: MRRPKSILLPISFYYAIRFMSFSAFGAFIGIYYSEALHLSEAQIGTLESIGGLVILLAQPLWGIIGDRAKYKNNVLYLCLIAATLSIWFLPLSGSSLILLAFSLAFFNFFQCAINPISDTVTLELSSTKNFSFSKIRTIGSLGYALMASVAGMIFERNILHMFPVFSILMFISFLLALLYPKVEGHQSKGKKKVNLLILFKDKRLIIIFVYALIISVTYGFFNSFHSLYSKNLGVSTSIIGIGVSIGSFSQFPFMLFFDKIYKRIGIMNILMCSGLIYALRWFLYAFALTETTLPFIWILHGSTFIVFYLCMAQFVNDNVVLELKASGQMMNAIILAGLSRILGSFFGGLLASYVGISNVFFISSIICLVAVSALFFILKYTTLFDSLKTT, from the coding sequence ATGAGACGACCTAAATCAATATTATTACCTATATCTTTTTATTATGCCATTCGATTTATGAGCTTTAGTGCTTTTGGTGCTTTTATAGGTATATATTATTCTGAAGCTTTACATTTAAGTGAAGCACAAATTGGTACCTTAGAGTCTATTGGTGGACTTGTTATATTGTTAGCCCAGCCATTATGGGGAATTATAGGCGATCGTGCTAAATACAAAAATAATGTACTCTACCTTTGTTTAATAGCTGCTACCCTTTCAATATGGTTTTTACCTTTATCAGGGAGCTCTTTAATATTACTTGCTTTTTCATTGGCATTTTTTAATTTTTTCCAATGTGCTATTAATCCCATTAGTGATACTGTCACTTTAGAATTGTCTTCAACTAAAAACTTTAGTTTTTCAAAAATACGAACCATTGGCTCTTTAGGTTATGCTTTGATGGCTAGTGTTGCCGGTATGATATTTGAAAGAAACATTTTACATATGTTCCCCGTTTTTTCAATTTTAATGTTTATTTCTTTTTTATTAGCATTGTTATACCCAAAAGTAGAAGGACATCAAAGTAAAGGCAAGAAAAAAGTCAATTTATTAATTTTATTTAAGGATAAAAGATTAATCATTATTTTTGTTTATGCTTTAATTATATCTGTAACTTATGGATTCTTTAATTCTTTTCATTCATTGTATAGTAAGAATTTAGGTGTAAGCACTTCCATTATTGGTATTGGTGTTTCTATTGGGTCCTTTAGTCAATTTCCTTTTATGTTGTTCTTTGACAAAATTTATAAGCGTATTGGTATAATGAATATTTTGATGTGTTCTGGACTGATTTATGCATTAAGATGGTTTTTATATGCTTTTGCTTTAACTGAAACAACTTTACCCTTCATATGGATACTCCATGGATCAACCTTTATTGTCTTTTACTTGTGTATGGCACAGTTTGTAAACGACAATGTTGTTTTGGAATTAAAAGCCAGTGGTCAGATGATGAACGCCATTATTTTAGCTGGACTTAGTAGGATTTTAGGTTCCTTTTTTGGTGGTTTATTGGCTTCTTATGTAGGCATTTCTAATGTCTTTTTCATTAGTTCTATTATATGTCTAGTAGCTGTAAGTGCATTGTTCTTCATTCTAAAATATACCACCCTATTTGATTCTTTAAAAACAACTTAA
- a CDS encoding YhfC family glutamic-type intramembrane protease, with protein MPILTFIFIILTLFITIFVPIIALIVLKIKTKFTFKIVLIGFIAFSISQLYIRLPLLNFIDSLIWINDSNLIHMILLALFIGLSGGIIIEGTRYILFKYIIKNDCNYTNGIAYSLTYEGVQSIIILGYSYIIYLFTAIQITQGHFTRILSEQGVPIEEIENAKHYFIDNPFLFLSDGVNQLIVFAISVLLSVLTIYSIKSSQFKYFAYVVIFNTLFITIRYLLSGIYVEIFSIAATVGLFLFVRWFVKSKEIDLK; from the coding sequence ATGCCTATATTAACATTCATTTTTATAATTTTAACATTATTCATCACGATTTTTGTACCCATAATTGCTCTTATTGTATTAAAAATAAAAACCAAATTTACATTTAAAATTGTACTCATTGGTTTTATTGCTTTTTCTATTTCCCAATTGTATATACGATTACCCCTTTTAAATTTTATTGATTCACTTATATGGATTAACGATTCAAATCTTATACATATGATTTTATTAGCACTTTTTATTGGTCTTTCTGGAGGAATCATTATTGAAGGGACCCGTTACATTCTTTTTAAATACATCATAAAAAATGATTGTAATTATACCAATGGTATTGCTTATAGTCTAACCTACGAAGGTGTTCAATCCATTATAATACTTGGGTATTCTTATATTATTTATTTGTTTACTGCTATACAAATTACACAAGGTCATTTTACAAGAATTTTATCTGAACAAGGTGTACCCATTGAAGAAATTGAAAATGCAAAGCATTATTTTATTGATAATCCCTTTTTATTTTTAAGTGATGGTGTAAATCAATTAATTGTTTTTGCTATAAGTGTTTTATTATCTGTCTTAACCATTTATAGTATTAAATCTTCTCAATTCAAGTATTTTGCTTATGTGGTTATTTTTAACACTTTATTTATTACCATTAGATATCTTTTAAGTGGCATCTACGTAGAAATCTTTTCTATAGCAGCTACTGTTGGTTTGTTCTTATTTGTTAGATGGTTTGTCAAATCAAAAGAAATAGATCTTAAATGA
- a CDS encoding extracellular solute-binding protein has product MKKISKLKKRLGNAFAWLFKMSVYGQIVLFSITVGFILTISLMIMVEDKTSELMPLIVGLWLGLLFYNIMIKIILNNGFYKSLRHLEKTTNAMAKGDLSKRFSGQDFSKEAKQIAKEVNHSIEGLKNIISNINEQADSLYDASEHLKENSGKNSQSFKKVVYSMKELSNGTTEQAQYLTEAAENINTLSTLIHQVTEETNDIAQDSHKVSGAAQKGQDISHKVNDQITQIYDSTKNISNVIEQLNKTSEEIKGVTTVIRDIGEQTNLLALNAAIEAARAGEHGRGFSVVAEETRKLAQQSMDATQMIENLLEEMNHRNNGIVDAIQKGVLQAEEGKEFSNNATKTFEDIFEILNNNISKIEDVANFTKEITTNSASVNEKINNIAAFSEEITASTQEVLAISQEQTEYNDEILDLSTNLNKTATNLKKSITIYLSMSFFGKKDRVDITQKAINTYIEKNPYLQFNIENVEKDSKIFYPRLIKGLEEGQCADIIQINQPWLKELKSMGNYFVDLYKDSNIDLDGFDQNALKMCTVDGVLMGLPTGLNALSFHMNKNFFQEYNIDIPNQWTWNDLLTIGKAIQNKNKNKYLLVASTKEFVSLLMKMYLKQKTGKPFVNEDYTLGFDYEDILEMYHYFKTLIHNNILLTDLRQLRKNEGNYNDIDENDNFGEDVAMVCRWVSDYEKTLKDIFKDKEVSIAMPPIDTNAKSTGLLMKPQLMIGINNHSDNIKEAVKFINWIYNEPEGIKAWGTNRGPSPTIIGKKVQKDEKMVNPNILNALEEAVEKGGQPENQLSSHIRVVNYFTKINDKIIEGSIDEEKGAQLLIKGLDKIIRKIKKTT; this is encoded by the coding sequence ATGAAAAAAATATCAAAGCTTAAAAAAAGGCTGGGAAACGCTTTTGCTTGGTTATTTAAAATGTCGGTGTATGGGCAAATTGTCTTGTTTTCTATAACAGTAGGGTTTATTCTAACAATCAGTTTGATGATAATGGTAGAGGACAAGACTTCGGAGTTGATGCCATTAATAGTCGGTTTATGGTTAGGATTGTTGTTTTACAACATAATGATTAAAATCATTCTTAACAATGGTTTTTATAAGTCCTTACGGCATTTAGAGAAAACAACCAATGCAATGGCAAAAGGAGATCTTTCAAAAAGGTTTTCAGGACAAGATTTTAGCAAAGAAGCAAAACAAATTGCTAAGGAAGTCAATCATTCAATTGAAGGGTTGAAAAATATTATCAGCAATATCAATGAACAAGCAGATTCATTATACGATGCCAGCGAACATCTAAAAGAGAACTCCGGAAAAAATAGCCAATCTTTTAAAAAAGTTGTTTATTCAATGAAAGAATTATCTAACGGAACAACAGAACAAGCACAATATTTAACAGAAGCTGCTGAAAATATCAATACTTTATCCACTCTCATTCATCAAGTGACAGAAGAAACCAACGACATTGCTCAAGATTCTCATAAAGTATCTGGTGCCGCTCAAAAAGGACAAGATATTTCTCATAAAGTAAATGATCAAATTACTCAAATATACGATTCAACTAAAAATATTTCCAACGTGATTGAACAATTAAACAAAACTTCAGAAGAAATAAAAGGTGTTACCACAGTTATTCGAGATATTGGCGAACAAACCAATTTGTTAGCTTTAAATGCTGCCATAGAAGCAGCAAGAGCAGGAGAACATGGAAGAGGGTTTAGCGTTGTAGCAGAAGAAACTCGAAAGCTGGCACAACAATCCATGGATGCCACACAAATGATTGAAAATTTATTGGAAGAAATGAACCATAGAAATAATGGAATAGTTGATGCCATACAAAAAGGCGTTTTGCAGGCTGAAGAGGGAAAAGAATTCTCAAATAACGCTACTAAAACATTTGAAGATATTTTTGAGATTTTAAATAACAATATTTCAAAAATAGAAGATGTGGCTAATTTTACAAAAGAAATTACTACAAACAGTGCAAGTGTCAATGAAAAAATAAATAATATTGCTGCTTTTAGCGAAGAAATAACAGCAAGCACACAGGAAGTGTTGGCAATTAGCCAAGAACAAACAGAATACAATGATGAAATATTAGATTTGTCCACTAATCTAAATAAAACAGCCACCAATCTCAAGAAATCCATTACCATCTATTTAAGTATGAGTTTTTTTGGTAAAAAAGATAGAGTAGATATAACTCAAAAGGCAATCAATACTTATATAGAAAAAAATCCTTACTTGCAATTTAACATAGAAAATGTAGAAAAAGACAGTAAGATTTTCTACCCAAGACTCATTAAAGGATTAGAAGAAGGTCAATGTGCAGACATCATACAAATAAATCAACCGTGGCTAAAAGAATTAAAAAGTATGGGGAATTACTTTGTTGATTTATATAAAGATTCAAATATTGATTTAGATGGCTTTGATCAAAATGCACTTAAGATGTGTACAGTAGATGGTGTATTAATGGGATTGCCAACAGGATTAAATGCTTTATCATTTCATATGAATAAGAATTTTTTTCAAGAATACAATATAGACATCCCCAATCAATGGACATGGAATGATTTGTTAACCATTGGCAAGGCCATTCAAAATAAAAACAAAAACAAGTACCTTCTCGTGGCTTCAACAAAAGAATTCGTATCGTTATTAATGAAAATGTATTTAAAACAAAAAACAGGCAAACCATTTGTTAATGAAGATTATACCTTAGGGTTTGACTATGAAGATATATTAGAGATGTATCATTATTTCAAAACATTAATCCATAACAATATTTTATTAACAGATTTAAGACAATTACGAAAAAATGAAGGCAATTATAACGATATTGATGAAAATGATAATTTTGGAGAAGACGTAGCTATGGTATGTAGATGGGTGTCTGACTATGAAAAAACGTTAAAAGACATATTCAAAGACAAAGAAGTTTCCATTGCAATGCCACCAATAGATACCAATGCAAAATCTACTGGTCTCTTAATGAAACCTCAATTAATGATTGGAATTAATAACCATTCAGATAACATCAAAGAAGCAGTTAAGTTTATTAATTGGATTTATAATGAACCAGAAGGTATTAAAGCTTGGGGCACCAATAGAGGACCATCCCCAACTATTATAGGCAAAAAAGTTCAAAAAGATGAAAAAATGGTAAACCCTAATATATTAAATGCTCTAGAAGAAGCAGTTGAAAAAGGTGGACAACCAGAGAATCAATTATCCAGTCATATTAGAGTGGTGAATTATTTTACAAAAATTAATGATAAAATAATAGAAGGTAGTATAGATGAAGAAAAAGGAGCTCAATTGCTGATTAAAGGGTTGGATAAAATCATACGTAAAATTAAAAAAACAACCTAA
- a CDS encoding ZIP family metal transporter, which translates to MANYALIIGFFSGLIGLTIGTTTAYSVTNRGNRCESMITGFTGGLMLSIIYIDILPEAFSQSGLKTTLIGMLIGIFFLQIVEYVVNLKLTRKVKNKLELGYKKTAFMIAIALALHNIPEGLAIGSLVSDNIYKGLKFGLVITMHNIPEGFIIASPFKKSNVPLRKIIYLSLGISFFMGISGYFGYILSSASKVFMSISLGMAGGIMLYVTCGEILMKSLEKWKGKSVILSVILGIIIGIIISY; encoded by the coding sequence GTGGCTAATTATGCATTAATAATAGGCTTTTTTTCAGGATTAATCGGCTTAACCATAGGTACAACAACTGCATATTCTGTTACCAATAGAGGCAATCGATGTGAAAGTATGATAACAGGTTTTACAGGGGGATTAATGCTTTCAATCATATACATAGACATATTACCAGAAGCATTTAGTCAATCCGGTTTAAAAACCACACTCATTGGCATGTTGATTGGTATATTTTTTTTGCAGATTGTAGAATATGTTGTCAATTTGAAATTAACCCGTAAAGTAAAAAATAAATTAGAATTAGGTTATAAAAAAACAGCGTTTATGATAGCCATTGCTTTAGCATTACATAATATACCAGAAGGTCTTGCCATAGGATCATTGGTCAGTGACAATATTTATAAAGGACTAAAATTTGGATTAGTCATCACAATGCACAATATACCAGAAGGATTTATTATCGCATCGCCTTTTAAAAAATCCAATGTACCATTAAGAAAAATTATATATTTATCTTTAGGCATTAGTTTTTTTATGGGAATAAGCGGCTATTTTGGTTATATTCTAAGCAGTGCATCTAAGGTTTTTATGTCCATATCTTTAGGAATGGCTGGTGGAATCATGCTTTATGTAACTTGTGGAGAGATATTAATGAAGTCTTTAGAAAAGTGGAAAGGCAAATCCGTTATCTTATCGGTCATTTTAGGGATTATTATTGGTATTATTATATCTTATTAA
- a CDS encoding P-II family nitrogen regulator: MKSSYVLFITINDIKSFKFIKERLKEIQIQNYTIMDTMGATGLYDNDTRYSTLMTGVTHQENRQYNKTIFVVLPDEETTEKVMDEVEDVLRLKSKKVGAGIMFSIPISKSLGIKEWNRSMKK, translated from the coding sequence ATGAAAAGTAGTTATGTTTTATTTATAACCATTAATGATATCAAATCATTTAAGTTTATAAAAGAAAGATTAAAAGAAATACAAATTCAAAATTATACCATTATGGATACAATGGGAGCAACCGGTTTGTATGATAATGATACAAGGTATTCTACATTAATGACAGGTGTTACCCATCAAGAAAATAGACAATACAACAAAACGATTTTCGTTGTATTACCAGATGAGGAAACAACTGAAAAAGTGATGGATGAAGTGGAAGACGTCTTAAGACTAAAGTCTAAAAAAGTTGGGGCAGGTATTATGTTCTCCATCCCTATTAGTAAAAGTTTAGGTATCAAAGAATGGAATCGAAGTATGAAAAAATAA